From the Bacillus tuaregi genome, one window contains:
- a CDS encoding Maf family protein — protein MLKQSLILASASPRRKELLENLQLTFHTVASDVDEHYDPESSPEEIVMELAYRKAKAVADGHPDSFVIGSDTVVVRDETILGKPENREDAFSMLKSLSGRCHSVYTGVAIVSQSNEVKFFEKTEVEFWELSDDEINDYLDTGEPFDKAGAYGIQGFGRLLVKKISGDYFSVVGLPVARTIRELKKAGYRS, from the coding sequence ATGCTAAAACAAAGCCTCATTTTAGCCTCAGCATCTCCTCGACGGAAAGAACTACTTGAAAATCTCCAATTAACCTTTCACACAGTTGCGAGCGATGTGGATGAGCATTATGATCCGGAATCGAGTCCGGAAGAGATTGTCATGGAATTGGCTTATCGAAAAGCAAAGGCCGTAGCGGATGGGCATCCCGATTCATTTGTGATTGGATCAGATACGGTCGTTGTAAGAGACGAAACCATCCTCGGAAAACCAGAAAACCGTGAGGATGCCTTTTCGATGCTGAAAAGTCTTTCAGGCAGATGCCACTCGGTTTATACGGGTGTGGCGATTGTATCGCAGTCAAACGAAGTAAAGTTTTTCGAAAAAACAGAGGTTGAATTTTGGGAGCTATCGGATGATGAAATTAATGATTACCTTGATACAGGGGAACCGTTTGATAAGGCAGGTGCCTATGGAATTCAAGGCTTTGGCCGCCTTCTTGTCAAAAAAATATCAGGCGATTATTTTTCTGTTGTCGGTCTCCCGGTTGCTCGGACAATTAGAGAATTAAAAAAAGCCGGGTATCGCAGCTAA
- the pilM gene encoding type IV pilus biogenesis protein PilM, with product MGFRISIGKKKIVNLIIKDHVIRFVDLKNTNPPIVQNYGERYLPAGIIHDGKIVDHETFEAILEECVSDWKIEKRLVRFIVPDSFVIIRKIAVPLEIDDDEMHGYIFMEIGSSIHLPFENPVFDYVRLGQKEGKQELLLFAGPEEVIKEYADALEDAKLEPISADISSLALFRFYHQQTPDDNQIVMLVQVDLKSVNICIFEDKKPVVTRQLMMDVDISKWERGKNHLILNTYLGDQNDIYHPLDDAYLEIDRVRNFYNYSLNQGSKLVSKLLLDGDHPWLEEIEEKLRSQFDIPVLRVEGQTHAVGDAGKIPSSYHLNIGLGLKEVD from the coding sequence ATGGGCTTTCGTATTAGCATCGGGAAAAAGAAAATAGTCAATCTCATCATTAAAGATCATGTTATTCGTTTTGTCGATTTAAAAAATACGAACCCTCCAATTGTCCAAAATTACGGTGAACGTTATTTACCAGCTGGTATCATTCATGATGGGAAAATTGTCGACCATGAAACCTTTGAGGCAATCCTTGAAGAATGCGTATCAGATTGGAAAATAGAGAAAAGACTAGTTCGGTTTATTGTACCGGACTCTTTTGTCATTATTCGGAAAATTGCGGTTCCGCTTGAAATTGATGACGATGAAATGCACGGCTATATCTTTATGGAAATTGGCTCAAGCATTCACCTTCCATTTGAAAATCCAGTCTTTGATTATGTCCGCCTTGGTCAAAAGGAGGGAAAGCAGGAGCTCTTGCTGTTTGCCGGACCGGAAGAGGTAATTAAGGAGTATGCAGATGCATTAGAAGATGCAAAGCTAGAGCCAATCAGTGCAGATATTTCTTCACTGGCCCTGTTCCGTTTCTATCACCAGCAGACACCTGATGATAATCAAATCGTTATGCTCGTTCAAGTCGATTTAAAATCGGTTAATATTTGTATTTTTGAAGATAAAAAGCCGGTTGTCACAAGGCAGCTGATGATGGACGTGGATATCAGTAAATGGGAGAGAGGCAAAAACCATCTTATTTTAAATACATATCTGGGTGACCAGAATGATATCTATCATCCGCTGGATGATGCCTATCTTGAAATAGATCGGGTGCGGAATTTTTATAATTATTCATTAAATCAAGGCAGTAAGCTCGTCAGCAAGCTATTGCTTGATGGAGACCATCCATGGCTAGAGGAAATCGAGGAGAAGCTGAGAAGTCAGTTTGATATCCCGGTCCTTCGCGTTGAAGGTCAAACGCATGCAGTCGGAGATGCGGGGAAGATTCCATCCTCTTACCATCTTAATATTGGACTTGGCTTGAAAGAGGTGGATTAG
- a CDS encoding prepilin peptidase: MTLIYSSIILIYGIILGSFYNVVALRIPAGESIVKPRSHCPKCGHVLGALELIPVLSYILQKGKCRSCKAPISPLYALVELATGLLFVSAPLVMGWTSELFVAWTLISLLVIVFVSDYKYMIIPDKVLLFFLPIFLIERFFIPLAPWWDSLLGAAVGFGLLYLIAVISKGGMGGGDIKLYGVLGLVLGVKMVLLSFFLATLLGALFGGIGLLAGKVERGKPIPFGPFICIGVLLAYFFGENILTWYFQLFF; encoded by the coding sequence ATGACTTTAATTTATTCTAGTATAATTTTAATATATGGTATCATTCTAGGCTCCTTCTACAACGTAGTAGCCCTCCGCATCCCAGCCGGAGAATCTATCGTCAAACCACGCTCACACTGTCCTAAATGCGGACATGTCCTAGGAGCCTTAGAGCTGATACCAGTTCTGTCCTATATTCTACAAAAGGGGAAATGCCGGAGCTGTAAAGCTCCAATTTCCCCTTTATATGCATTAGTAGAGCTTGCTACAGGCTTACTATTTGTTTCAGCACCGCTTGTGATGGGATGGACTTCAGAGCTATTCGTAGCGTGGACGCTTATTTCGCTGCTTGTTATTGTGTTTGTTTCAGACTACAAGTATATGATTATCCCTGATAAGGTACTGCTGTTCTTTTTACCGATTTTCCTAATCGAGCGATTCTTCATCCCTCTCGCTCCATGGTGGGATTCGCTGCTCGGAGCGGCTGTCGGCTTTGGTCTCCTCTATTTAATTGCCGTCATTAGTAAAGGCGGCATGGGCGGCGGTGATATTAAGCTGTACGGTGTTCTTGGGCTTGTTCTCGGCGTCAAAATGGTGCTCCTGAGCTTCTTCCTAGCGACGCTGTTAGGTGCTTTATTTGGTGGAATTGGTCTTTTGGCGGGGAAAGTAGAGCGAGGTAAACCAATCCCGTTTGGGCCGTTTATCTGTATAGGCGTATTGCTTGCTTATTTTTTTGGAGAAAATATTCTAACATGGTATTTTCAACTTTTCTTTTAA
- a CDS encoding type IV pilin protein, which translates to MLKKMGNRLKNQKGFTLVELLAVIVILGIIAAIAVPSIGNIIEKSKFDAAKADAIQILNAAKLYTAAEGVPANSLNETSTELKEYIDAIENITKFTVSFTNGIPSLSDVTVKSGITYKDGKTVPTFNGTVSAISKMEYKDK; encoded by the coding sequence ATGCTAAAAAAGATGGGCAATAGACTTAAGAATCAAAAGGGTTTTACATTGGTTGAATTGTTAGCAGTTATTGTTATTTTGGGTATTATTGCTGCAATCGCGGTGCCAAGTATCGGTAATATCATTGAGAAGTCTAAATTTGACGCAGCAAAGGCTGATGCAATACAGATATTAAATGCTGCTAAGCTTTATACAGCTGCTGAAGGAGTTCCTGCTAATTCGTTAAATGAGACTAGTACTGAATTAAAGGAATATATTGATGCAATAGAAAACATTACTAAATTTACAGTTAGCTTTACAAATGGTATACCTTCATTATCCGATGTAACGGTAAAAAGTGGTATAACATATAAAGATGGGAAAACTGTACCTACTTTTAATGGGACTGTGTCCGCTATTTCCAAGATGGAGTATAAGGATAAATAA
- a CDS encoding type II secretion system F family protein: protein MARFKYQGRDRKGKKSGVVSAGSKREALLELREKGIKVTEMTELPETFLTKDINIGFGEAVKTQQFVIFLRQFATLLKAGVTLVDSTVILAQQTESKPLKKALLAVELDLRGGIPLSDAAAKHKRIFSNMFVNMVRAGEAGGQIDETLEQLANYYEKHNDTKQKIISALMYPLVLTIVAIGVVIFLLVSVVPTFVDMFNDFDAELPAITKFVMNASAFMQVYWWLVILIMLLITFAITFIRKQKDTKYYLDYVLLRIPIFGKVLQKAVIARMTRTLSSLFASSVPIIQSMTIVEQVVENEVIARVLRKSRDSLEAGQSLTVPMKSHWVFPPLVSQMIAVGEESGSLDTMLAKVADFYEKEVDTATDRLKALIEPTMIVILAALVGTIVLAILIPMFEIYNYVG from the coding sequence ATGGCAAGGTTTAAATATCAGGGCCGTGATCGTAAAGGGAAGAAATCAGGTGTGGTGTCAGCAGGCTCAAAAAGGGAAGCTCTGCTCGAGCTGAGGGAAAAGGGCATTAAGGTCACAGAAATGACCGAGCTGCCTGAAACGTTTTTAACGAAGGATATTAATATCGGGTTCGGTGAAGCCGTTAAAACCCAACAATTTGTTATTTTTTTAAGGCAATTTGCCACACTGCTGAAGGCCGGGGTAACACTGGTCGATTCGACCGTGATTCTTGCCCAACAGACAGAAAGTAAGCCATTGAAAAAGGCCTTGCTTGCAGTGGAGTTGGATTTGCGCGGCGGGATCCCGTTGTCAGATGCCGCTGCTAAGCATAAACGAATATTTTCGAATATGTTTGTTAATATGGTACGAGCCGGTGAGGCCGGCGGGCAGATCGATGAAACACTTGAGCAGTTGGCCAATTATTATGAAAAGCATAATGATACAAAGCAGAAGATTATTTCCGCGCTTATGTATCCGCTTGTATTAACAATTGTTGCCATCGGTGTAGTTATCTTTTTATTAGTCAGTGTCGTGCCGACCTTTGTCGATATGTTTAATGATTTCGATGCGGAGCTGCCGGCAATCACAAAGTTTGTGATGAATGCTAGTGCCTTTATGCAGGTATACTGGTGGCTTGTAATTTTAATCATGTTATTGATTACATTTGCCATCACCTTTATCCGTAAGCAAAAAGATACAAAGTATTATTTAGATTATGTCCTCTTAAGGATTCCTATTTTTGGCAAGGTGTTACAAAAAGCTGTCATCGCAAGAATGACGAGAACGCTAAGCTCCCTGTTTGCCAGCTCTGTGCCAATCATTCAATCAATGACGATTGTTGAGCAGGTTGTTGAGAATGAGGTCATTGCCAGAGTACTGCGAAAATCACGTGATTCGCTGGAAGCAGGACAGTCGTTGACCGTGCCGATGAAAAGTCATTGGGTCTTTCCGCCCCTTGTATCGCAGATGATTGCGGTAGGAGAGGAATCAGGCTCACTTGATACAATGCTGGCAAAGGTGGCTGACTTTTATGAGAAAGAAGTCGATACAGCAACAGATCGTCTAAAGGCGCTAATTGAACCAACAATGATTGTCATATTAGCTGCGTTGGTTGGTACAATTGTTTTAGCAATATTAATTCCGATGTTTGAGATTTATAATTATGTAGGATAA
- a CDS encoding type IV pilus twitching motility protein PilT produces MKNKLDTLLRAGYEVKASDVHLTAGVPPIMRINGDLKRYGKEKLLPSEIEAMAKVIIPDHLWDSFKEKGEFDLSYTLPGISRFRVNVYHQRNSIAIALRIVPTKVPSLDDLNLPSILKKIVEKPQGLVLVTGPTGSGKSTTLAAMIDYMNKIMAKHVITLEDPIEYLHRHGNCIIDQREVGIDTQSFANGLRAALRQDPDVILVGELRDLETIQTAITAAETGHLVYATLHTSSAPTTIDRIIDIFPPFQQDQIRIQLASVLVGVISQRLFQTADRKGRIAATEILINNPAVANLIRNEKVHQIMNIMQTSRSQGMHTLETSITSLLQSGMISNETVQSYLQEKVLEDGKV; encoded by the coding sequence ATGAAAAATAAATTAGATACTCTGCTGCGTGCAGGCTATGAAGTAAAAGCATCCGATGTGCATTTAACTGCCGGTGTGCCTCCAATTATGCGTATTAATGGTGATTTAAAACGATATGGAAAAGAAAAGCTGCTTCCGAGTGAAATTGAGGCCATGGCAAAGGTGATCATTCCAGACCATTTATGGGATAGCTTTAAAGAAAAAGGGGAGTTCGACCTTTCCTACACACTTCCCGGAATTTCTCGCTTTCGTGTCAATGTTTATCACCAGCGCAACAGCATTGCCATAGCACTGAGGATTGTACCAACAAAGGTGCCGTCACTTGATGACCTCAACCTTCCGTCAATTCTGAAGAAAATTGTCGAGAAGCCGCAGGGACTTGTGTTAGTGACAGGACCGACAGGAAGCGGGAAATCAACCACACTAGCGGCCATGATTGACTATATGAATAAGATAATGGCCAAGCATGTGATCACGCTCGAGGACCCGATTGAATATTTACATCGTCATGGCAATTGCATTATTGACCAGCGTGAGGTCGGGATTGATACACAAAGCTTTGCTAATGGACTGCGGGCGGCCTTACGTCAGGACCCGGATGTTATTTTAGTCGGAGAGCTCCGTGACCTTGAGACGATTCAAACAGCGATTACAGCTGCTGAAACGGGTCACCTTGTCTATGCGACGTTGCATACTTCCAGTGCACCGACAACGATTGACCGGATTATCGATATTTTCCCGCCTTTTCAGCAGGACCAAATTCGGATTCAGCTCGCTTCCGTGTTAGTCGGCGTCATTTCTCAGCGTTTATTCCAAACGGCTGATCGAAAAGGGCGGATTGCTGCGACGGAAATTCTGATTAACAATCCAGCGGTTGCCAACTTAATTCGTAATGAAAAGGTCCATCAAATTATGAATATTATGCAAACCTCTCGCTCACAAGGAATGCACACTTTGGAAACAAGCATTACTTCCCTTTTACAAAGCGGCATGATTTCAAACGAAACGGTTCAATCCTATCTTCAGGAAAAGGTGCTAGAAGATGGCAAGGTTTAA
- a CDS encoding GspE/PulE family protein, with product MKRTRKRLGDILVEFGLITEEQLQATLEEKSKEQKLGDALLARGYITEQQLIEVLEFQLGIPHVNLFQYPFDPQLFSLISKDIAKRNLIIPMKKDGDKLVIAMADPMDYFLINDLELVTGFQIEPAIATKDDILRAVNKYYDMDEGLEELFNDNSLDDEVEPDKIVDQTSPIVKLVNLILTNAASMRASDVHIDPQETKVKIRYRIDGVLRTERTFPKHMQSMLIARIKIMANLDITEHRVPQDGRIKLNIDYHPLDIRVSTLPTIYGEKIVMRLLDLGNALNDIDRLGFNSLNLKRFKSLIGKPTGIVLITGPTGSGKSSTLYAALNHLNNEAVNIITIEDPVEYQLEGINQIQVNTNVGMTFATGLRSILRQDPNIIMVGEIRDKETADIAVRASLTGHLVLSTLHTNDSLGSITRLIDMGVEPFLVASSITGIVAQRLVRRVCRDCGEALEPTKLEREIFAKRGLKIDRIMRGKGCSSCNMSGYKGRIAIQEVLVVDDQIRRVIMDGESFSKLRDYAVKNKTIFLIDDGLLKIKQGITTTEEVLRVAIPD from the coding sequence TTGAAACGAACAAGAAAAAGACTGGGAGATATACTTGTTGAATTTGGATTAATCACGGAAGAACAGCTGCAGGCAACCTTAGAGGAAAAAAGCAAGGAGCAGAAGCTGGGGGATGCTCTCCTTGCTCGCGGATACATTACAGAGCAGCAGCTTATTGAAGTGCTCGAGTTTCAGCTGGGGATTCCCCATGTGAATTTATTCCAGTATCCGTTCGACCCACAGCTTTTTTCACTCATTTCAAAGGACATTGCGAAGCGTAATCTGATTATTCCCATGAAAAAAGATGGTGACAAGCTCGTCATTGCGATGGCCGATCCTATGGATTATTTCTTAATTAATGATTTGGAGCTTGTTACCGGCTTTCAAATTGAACCGGCTATTGCAACGAAGGACGATATCCTGCGTGCTGTTAATAAGTATTATGATATGGACGAGGGTCTTGAGGAGCTATTTAATGATAATAGCCTGGACGATGAGGTTGAGCCGGATAAAATCGTTGACCAAACCTCACCAATCGTCAAGCTTGTCAATTTGATTCTCACAAATGCTGCCAGCATGCGGGCAAGCGATGTTCACATTGATCCACAGGAAACAAAAGTAAAGATTCGTTACCGGATTGATGGTGTCTTAAGAACGGAAAGAACCTTCCCAAAGCATATGCAAAGCATGCTGATTGCCCGGATCAAAATCATGGCAAATCTTGATATAACCGAGCACCGAGTGCCGCAGGATGGTCGGATAAAGCTGAATATTGATTATCATCCACTTGATATTCGTGTCTCCACGCTTCCGACGATTTACGGGGAGAAAATCGTTATGCGTCTGTTGGATTTAGGCAATGCCTTAAATGATATAGACAGGCTAGGCTTTAATTCTCTAAATTTAAAACGATTTAAAAGCTTAATTGGAAAGCCAACCGGAATTGTGTTGATCACAGGTCCGACTGGATCAGGAAAATCCTCTACACTCTATGCAGCATTAAATCATTTGAACAATGAAGCCGTGAATATTATTACGATTGAGGACCCGGTTGAATATCAGCTGGAGGGAATCAACCAAATACAGGTCAATACGAATGTTGGGATGACCTTTGCGACAGGGTTGCGTTCAATCCTTCGTCAGGACCCGAATATCATCATGGTCGGGGAAATACGTGATAAAGAAACAGCGGACATTGCTGTTCGTGCTTCGTTAACAGGGCATCTTGTGCTTAGCACACTCCATACCAATGATTCACTTGGTTCCATTACTCGTTTAATTGATATGGGCGTAGAGCCATTTTTGGTGGCATCCTCCATTACGGGTATCGTCGCTCAGCGTCTTGTGCGAAGGGTGTGCCGTGATTGTGGAGAAGCACTGGAACCGACAAAGCTGGAAAGGGAAATTTTCGCTAAAAGAGGCTTGAAAATCGACCGAATTATGCGAGGAAAGGGTTGCTCATCTTGTAATATGTCAGGCTATAAAGGCCGGATTGCGATTCAAGAGGTACTTGTCGTCGATGATCAAATACGCCGTGTCATTATGGATGGTGAATCGTTTTCAAAGCTGCGTGATTATGCGGTGAAAAATAAAACCATCTTCTTAATCGATGACGGGCTTTTGAAGATTAAGCAGGGAATCACGACGACAGAAGAAGTATTACGGGTGGCTATTCCTGATTAG
- a CDS encoding VanW family protein produces the protein MMEKRQIVWLFILLTFCSGYIFSFSLLGEQAFERVFAQNNGFTEGTTIGAVDVSHLSEQEALDKLQTETKKWADETILNLQYKEKSIGFSNDNLVFLLEKSINLVKNGGQTPFVVELQEGTLNSILTEFGIAEDHFNKEAFIQAVLSYPSMLTAGTHMIKLDDYMLEGPENQLISEAAVTHKDIGEQLDLWVSHFPTVTIAPHSQYSVLAGVEESGVRTFTSEGLSVVATAIYQAVLPTNFQITERSTSRELPSYVKAGYEAKVDVEQDMDLVISNVTDYEYILEFNHLGDQLTVSFTGPAYLYQYKIIEKNHETFKPKNILQYDAKLEPDQQVVRKKGQEGLLINIIREILDQNGALLNREFISEDFYPPVHAVVATGLKAPKAQIESEEEGTLGEEQNTNQTGGTGSENPKTPPVPQNVAPGIAPDPTQVIPPAGEEPPPTK, from the coding sequence ATGATGGAAAAACGTCAAATCGTTTGGTTGTTTATTCTTCTAACCTTTTGTTCAGGATATATTTTTAGTTTTTCGTTGTTAGGTGAACAAGCATTTGAACGTGTATTTGCGCAAAATAATGGTTTTACAGAAGGCACCACGATTGGGGCTGTTGATGTCTCACATCTTAGTGAGCAAGAGGCATTGGATAAGCTACAAACAGAAACAAAAAAATGGGCCGACGAAACGATTTTGAATTTGCAATATAAAGAAAAATCAATCGGATTCAGTAATGATAACCTTGTTTTTTTATTGGAAAAATCTATTAATCTAGTAAAAAATGGAGGGCAAACTCCGTTCGTTGTTGAGCTACAGGAAGGAACGTTAAATTCCATCTTAACGGAGTTTGGCATAGCGGAGGATCACTTTAATAAAGAGGCGTTTATTCAGGCGGTACTATCCTATCCGTCCATGCTAACTGCGGGCACTCATATGATAAAGCTTGATGACTATATGCTTGAAGGACCGGAAAATCAGCTAATTTCAGAGGCGGCTGTCACTCACAAGGACATTGGTGAGCAGCTGGACTTGTGGGTAAGTCACTTTCCAACGGTTACGATAGCTCCTCATTCTCAGTACTCGGTCCTAGCTGGGGTAGAAGAGAGTGGTGTTCGAACGTTCACGTCAGAAGGATTGAGTGTAGTGGCCACAGCGATTTATCAGGCAGTTCTCCCAACGAACTTTCAAATAACGGAAAGAAGTACGAGTCGAGAATTACCATCCTATGTGAAGGCGGGCTATGAAGCAAAGGTTGATGTGGAACAGGATATGGATTTAGTTATTTCCAATGTGACAGACTATGAGTATATTTTAGAATTCAATCATCTCGGTGATCAATTGACTGTTTCGTTTACAGGGCCGGCCTATCTTTATCAATATAAAATTATTGAAAAGAACCACGAAACCTTTAAACCAAAGAACATTTTACAATACGATGCTAAGCTCGAGCCTGACCAGCAGGTTGTCAGAAAAAAAGGCCAAGAGGGACTGTTGATCAATATTATCCGAGAGATATTAGACCAAAATGGTGCCTTGCTTAATCGGGAATTCATTTCGGAAGACTTTTACCCTCCTGTCCATGCGGTAGTGGCAACAGGCTTAAAAGCACCAAAAGCACAGATTGAGTCCGAAGAGGAAGGCACTCTAGGAGAAGAACAAAACACTAACCAGACAGGTGGAACAGGATCTGAAAATCCAAAAACGCCGCCAGTTCCACAAAATGTGGCTCCAGGTATTGCCCCTGATCCAACACAGGTAATACCGCCTGCAGGGGAAGAACCTCCGCCAACAAAATAA
- a CDS encoding PRC-barrel domain-containing protein yields MKNSAQIIGLPIISISDGIQVGMVKALVINPEKGSIDFLTIEHEDWHGSVKAIPFKKVIGIGEFAVTIEGSHAVIDLNEIPIANQLVNKKIKLKNTRVMTRKGELLGEISEYFIDDESGQILGLELKTSNKDLALSSEYVLTYGKDIIIVKEEAAKNFLENILEVGQNGEKPSIIEEPQPAVVVNKQSEPTASKEESQNDELVALKRKQIDLLKGKMVTKTIYDSKGQVLFEAGTKLTPADITKAQDDSPGTVVEVSMNVEA; encoded by the coding sequence ATGAAAAATAGTGCACAAATTATTGGTTTGCCGATTATCAGTATTTCAGACGGAATACAGGTCGGAATGGTTAAAGCTTTAGTAATAAATCCTGAGAAGGGCTCGATTGATTTTTTAACAATTGAACATGAGGATTGGCACGGAAGCGTAAAAGCAATTCCATTCAAAAAGGTTATTGGAATTGGTGAGTTTGCTGTGACAATTGAAGGTTCTCATGCTGTGATTGATTTAAATGAAATCCCAATTGCTAATCAGCTTGTTAATAAAAAGATAAAATTAAAAAACACAAGAGTGATGACGAGAAAAGGTGAATTATTGGGAGAAATCAGCGAGTATTTCATTGACGATGAGTCAGGGCAAATACTCGGCTTGGAATTAAAAACCTCCAACAAGGATTTAGCCCTTTCTTCTGAATATGTCCTTACGTATGGAAAGGACATTATTATTGTGAAGGAAGAAGCAGCTAAAAACTTCCTCGAGAATATTCTAGAGGTCGGTCAGAATGGGGAAAAGCCATCGATAATAGAAGAGCCCCAGCCGGCTGTTGTTGTGAATAAGCAAAGCGAGCCTACAGCTAGTAAAGAGGAAAGCCAAAATGATGAGCTGGTAGCACTTAAAAGAAAACAAATTGACCTTTTAAAAGGGAAAATGGTTACAAAGACCATTTATGATTCAAAAGGTCAGGTATTATTTGAAGCAGGCACCAAATTGACTCCTGCTGACATTACAAAGGCCCAGGATGACAGTCCTGGAACGGTAGTAGAAGTATCGATGAATGTTGAAGCATAA
- a CDS encoding PilW family protein translates to MKNRFITSAKGITLVELLVSLALVGVVSTLIVGVLVSGTKSFEKVSKEVSLHDEANYIMTMFANEIFEATSVTSVPSVPEGEKTKLISITKYGSAEEIQLGFDNEQAVIKGKPLHSSSIKILNSSQMKVYDGTVHINLAVQGKDTKKVTLTSEVSFVNVEKEE, encoded by the coding sequence ATGAAGAATCGGTTCATAACATCAGCTAAGGGGATTACTCTTGTCGAGCTGCTGGTGTCCCTTGCACTTGTCGGTGTTGTTTCAACCCTTATTGTTGGGGTACTTGTAAGCGGTACAAAAAGCTTTGAAAAGGTAAGTAAAGAAGTATCCTTGCATGATGAAGCAAATTACATTATGACCATGTTTGCTAATGAAATCTTTGAAGCAACGTCAGTAACCTCTGTGCCTAGTGTACCTGAGGGAGAAAAAACGAAACTCATAAGTATTACGAAATATGGAAGTGCGGAAGAGATTCAACTAGGTTTTGATAATGAGCAAGCAGTTATAAAGGGAAAACCTCTTCATTCTTCCTCCATTAAAATTTTAAATAGCTCACAAATGAAGGTCTATGACGGAACGGTACATATAAATTTAGCCGTACAAGGAAAGGACACGAAGAAGGTCACATTAACTAGTGAGGTTTCTTTTGTGAACGTGGAAAAAGAAGAATAG
- a CDS encoding type II secretion system protein: protein MNNDRGFTLLEILASVLILGIVLTVFFQYFVFAQRATTSNEDQLVAMNLAEKVLERMVNTGTGEGYLSDIRKNVTFPIPADNYEEIGKGNCNGASNCENRYQFSVKNQEYEVKLAVYPEHDNLGIYPVEVQVYGADDKLISKVKGLVEL from the coding sequence ATGAATAACGACCGTGGATTTACGCTATTGGAGATACTAGCTTCCGTCCTGATATTAGGAATTGTGTTGACGGTGTTTTTTCAGTATTTTGTTTTTGCACAACGAGCAACGACTAGTAATGAAGATCAATTAGTGGCAATGAATCTTGCTGAGAAAGTACTAGAAAGAATGGTCAATACCGGGACAGGCGAGGGGTATCTAAGTGATATTAGAAAAAATGTTACATTTCCAATCCCCGCAGATAATTATGAAGAAATCGGTAAAGGAAATTGCAATGGAGCTAGTAACTGTGAAAACAGATATCAGTTCTCTGTCAAGAATCAAGAGTATGAAGTGAAATTAGCTGTGTATCCTGAGCATGACAATTTGGGAATTTATCCGGTAGAAGTTCAAGTCTATGGGGCTGATGATAAGTTGATAAGTAAAGTGAAGGGGCTGGTGGAATTATGA
- a CDS encoding type IV pilus modification PilV family protein yields the protein MNFFNQKGTTLIEVLLSIVILTIVLTSIMNFFPQMGHLNNKNLAHTNAVGIAKEELLFWQNEKAVLSALAKNQMHTLENYKGEAAGYYIFERQLNNYKREVKIQKEDEKKVNPSGIEDEAKYKAHYIHITIQNNQDELISETYGYIIYDTGVI from the coding sequence TTGAATTTTTTTAATCAAAAAGGGACTACCCTAATAGAAGTGCTTTTATCAATCGTCATATTGACTATTGTTTTGACTTCCATAATGAATTTTTTTCCTCAAATGGGACACTTAAATAACAAAAATTTAGCTCATACCAATGCCGTTGGTATTGCAAAAGAAGAGTTATTATTTTGGCAGAATGAGAAAGCTGTATTAAGTGCTCTCGCTAAAAATCAGATGCATACTTTAGAAAACTATAAAGGAGAAGCAGCTGGTTACTATATTTTTGAAAGACAGCTTAATAATTATAAAAGGGAAGTAAAAATTCAAAAAGAGGATGAAAAAAAAGTGAACCCGTCTGGAATTGAGGACGAAGCTAAATATAAAGCACATTATATACACATTACTATTCAAAATAATCAAGACGAATTGATTAGCGAAACGTACGGTTACATTATATATGATACAGGTGTGATATGA